The following are from one region of the Stigmatella ashevillena genome:
- a CDS encoding ADYC domain-containing protein: protein MNATLAMTLRRPLFHCFWWMGGLAACGGLEMAGDETLFLSTHEAAEQSAPPTEGDGWPMQGTQLHGSNLVSASFTRAMLGTDFISNLHLEMGELVGSVPYTLTGSAPSLLACKGVSKGSTRSCGFTSVGVGTCTPGMSVTLGSGAASSCWGQPVVRVCTGTQPCEHLSASRLASAENACIHPTPIAAFTCPPSGLYNVLAGPSQTGTGLSWGVNPAPNNGAFPGKRVVRGVEMIGARLQVLRGGEDTWVSIGDVVNASQVQTAAGKAWDDTGNTFLYRLTGASPGGPPEDVCPSDTDHPNGMWAVPMDGVFNPLSGEREDNEPKRFTFGCDTGVIAKCYRWGYKPWLLPQDLKEPKMMQDLHLACTRMARADYCGNGTSHTQNGTPIHPWDRLPNAIRPLAPGTDTPLFEAGWSPTGAVCLSKTRWENLKPLPATCPLVAPGWLVPGAEGVPCPPGQLRDIATGKLCATVCNSEEDALAYQSTLKLFNESQYNFGP, encoded by the coding sequence ATGAACGCAACTCTCGCGATGACTCTCCGGCGCCCCCTGTTCCACTGCTTCTGGTGGATGGGAGGCCTTGCGGCCTGCGGCGGCCTGGAGATGGCTGGGGATGAAACCCTCTTCCTGAGCACGCACGAGGCAGCAGAGCAAAGCGCTCCCCCCACCGAAGGGGATGGCTGGCCGATGCAAGGCACCCAGCTTCACGGCTCGAACCTGGTCAGTGCCTCCTTCACCCGGGCCATGCTCGGTACGGATTTCATCTCGAACCTCCACCTGGAGATGGGGGAACTCGTTGGCTCCGTCCCCTACACGCTCACCGGCTCGGCGCCGAGCTTGCTGGCGTGCAAGGGCGTCTCGAAGGGGAGCACGCGCTCTTGCGGCTTCACGTCCGTGGGAGTGGGAACGTGTACGCCGGGCATGAGCGTGACGCTGGGCAGCGGCGCCGCCAGTTCCTGCTGGGGACAGCCGGTGGTGCGTGTCTGCACGGGCACCCAGCCCTGCGAGCACCTCAGTGCCTCGCGCCTCGCCTCGGCGGAGAATGCCTGCATCCATCCCACCCCGATTGCCGCCTTCACCTGCCCCCCGAGTGGTCTCTACAACGTGCTCGCAGGCCCCTCCCAGACAGGCACAGGCCTGAGCTGGGGAGTGAATCCGGCTCCCAACAACGGAGCGTTCCCCGGCAAGAGGGTGGTGCGCGGGGTGGAGATGATCGGCGCTCGCCTCCAGGTGTTGCGAGGGGGGGAGGACACGTGGGTGTCCATTGGCGACGTGGTCAACGCCTCACAGGTGCAGACCGCGGCGGGCAAGGCGTGGGATGACACAGGCAACACCTTTCTCTACCGGCTGACGGGCGCGTCACCGGGAGGCCCCCCGGAGGACGTATGCCCTTCCGATACGGACCATCCCAATGGGATGTGGGCCGTCCCCATGGACGGCGTCTTCAATCCACTCAGCGGCGAGCGTGAGGACAACGAGCCAAAGCGCTTTACCTTCGGCTGCGACACGGGCGTCATCGCCAAGTGCTACCGCTGGGGGTACAAGCCCTGGCTCCTGCCGCAGGATCTGAAAGAGCCAAAGATGATGCAGGATCTGCACCTGGCCTGCACGCGGATGGCCAGGGCGGACTACTGCGGCAACGGCACTTCGCACACCCAGAACGGGACGCCCATTCACCCCTGGGACCGGCTGCCCAACGCCATCCGTCCACTCGCCCCGGGAACCGACACACCGCTTTTCGAGGCAGGCTGGAGCCCCACCGGCGCGGTCTGCCTGAGCAAGACCCGCTGGGAGAACCTGAAGCCCCTGCCAGCCACCTGCCCCCTGGTGGCCCCCGGTTGGCTCGTCCCCGGCGCCGAAGGCGTGCCGTGCCCTCCAGGCCAGTTGAGAGACATCGCCACGGGGAAGCTGTGCGCCACCGTCTGTAATTCGGAAGAGGACGCACTGGCGTACCAAAGCACCCTCAAGCTCTTCAACGAGTCCCAATACAACTTCGGGCCGTGA
- a CDS encoding nSTAND1 domain-containing NTPase, giving the protein MRGPGGAPPLEFEEYRLRQPLGRGSMGQVYLAHDTLLDRLVAVKFVVTSGEAPLDEATRSRFFQEARAIARLQHPNVVAIHRVGEVHRQPYLVSEFIRGTPLDQLALPVEGPRVLQIGIGLARGLAAAHRCGVLHRDIKPANAVLSEDGEVKLLDFGLAELLERSAGEAAPRFPSRPEPSASQATRPISPLPTPLPLERQTRPLTTGHETRPLAGRPPLLATPPLPPSPSLPESAPTRSTPPEDAGTAGTPLYLAPELWRGEPASRASDVYALGVLLYELATGHAPYEEVPLAQLARTVQEQRPRPLAGFHLNLPPGLAAVVDRCLADEPSLRFQSGDALRDALEALSGPTGAGPLPVGNPYRGLQSFDASHRRVFFGREAALRELLDRLRADPFILVAGDSGVGKSSVCRAAVLPTVAESGLDTGDVPWQVATFSPGLRPLEALVEALAPVLGESASALLERAHSGAEPGALARLLRQRPAEAPRLLLFVDQLEELVTFCPPAEATRLAEELVFIIRRAPRARVLATARSDCLTRLMALPGLGDELPRALHLLRALSPQGLREAITAPAQALGVRFESEAMVDELVAAAAREEGGLPLLQFTLTELWEARDLERQLLPAATLEALGGLAGALARHADAVVARLRPEERSRARTLLLKLVTPEGTRARRTESELLLGAGDAEGRAVLEGLVRGRLLLASETEGGEGRYELAHESLLTGWDTLRGWLGHDELRRVATQRLERAAAEWERLGAPAELLYQERRLAEVTSAAVIPPGPREASFLARSRSAARGRRLRRWALVVAVPVGVLAGVGAVRFQARARLDSVVAERLLGVRTQWAEARRHAEEAGRLRQEAFQHFDLPDRGEDAEGLWARAREEDQAADSGYARATSALEAVWSVEPNRDEVRALLADLLAERVSLASRESRWEQREELMARLATHDASGERRRRLEASALLSVRTQPPGGRVRLLAQEEEEADQELGVAPLEHVKLPAGSHLLRVEAPSRADVRVSLLLRPGEARELTLELPPAEAIPEGFLYVPPGRFLQGSADEGLRRTFFNTVPLHEVETKGFLIARHEVTFADWMAFLDTLPANERARRLPGTRGARSGVVLEQKGGRWHLTLRPTSVTYSAWEGEPIRYGRRAQRAVQDWRRFPVSAISFEDAQAYAAWMDASGRIPGARLCTDREWEHAARGADGRLFPSGNRLDPDDANIDVTYGREPLGFGPDEVGSHPRSRSPFGVEDMAGNVWEWTLSDEALAQPVIRGGSWFQLELGSQSANREPMEPTQRDPLIGLRLCATLRER; this is encoded by the coding sequence ATGAGGGGACCTGGGGGGGCACCTCCACTCGAGTTCGAAGAGTACCGGCTGCGCCAGCCGCTCGGCCGAGGAAGCATGGGGCAGGTGTACCTCGCCCACGACACGCTGCTGGACCGGCTGGTCGCAGTGAAGTTCGTGGTGACTTCCGGCGAGGCGCCTCTGGACGAAGCCACCCGGTCGCGCTTCTTCCAGGAAGCCCGCGCGATTGCCCGGCTCCAGCACCCCAACGTGGTGGCCATTCACCGGGTGGGCGAAGTGCATCGCCAACCCTACCTCGTCTCCGAGTTCATCCGGGGTACGCCCCTGGACCAGCTGGCCTTGCCCGTGGAAGGGCCACGGGTGCTCCAGATTGGCATCGGCCTGGCGCGTGGGTTGGCCGCGGCCCATCGCTGTGGCGTCCTCCACCGCGACATCAAGCCCGCGAACGCCGTGCTCTCTGAAGACGGCGAAGTGAAGCTGCTGGACTTCGGGCTCGCCGAACTCCTGGAGCGGAGCGCCGGTGAGGCGGCACCTCGATTCCCCTCCCGCCCCGAGCCCTCGGCTTCGCAGGCCACCCGGCCCATTTCCCCCCTTCCCACCCCCTTGCCGCTGGAGCGGCAAACCCGTCCCCTCACCACCGGCCACGAGACGCGTCCGCTGGCTGGCAGACCTCCCCTCCTCGCAACGCCTCCGCTCCCCCCCAGCCCTTCCCTACCGGAGAGCGCCCCGACGCGCAGCACCCCACCCGAAGACGCTGGCACCGCGGGTACCCCGCTCTACCTCGCCCCCGAGCTGTGGCGCGGGGAGCCCGCCAGCCGCGCCAGCGATGTCTACGCCCTCGGGGTACTCCTCTACGAACTCGCCACCGGCCATGCCCCCTACGAGGAGGTTCCCCTCGCTCAGCTCGCGCGCACCGTGCAGGAACAGCGGCCCCGTCCCCTGGCCGGATTCCACCTGAACCTGCCACCAGGGCTCGCGGCCGTCGTGGACCGCTGTCTCGCCGACGAGCCCTCCCTCCGCTTCCAATCCGGGGATGCGCTGCGCGACGCCTTGGAAGCACTCTCCGGCCCCACCGGGGCAGGACCTCTGCCCGTCGGCAATCCCTACCGGGGCCTTCAGTCATTCGACGCCAGTCACCGCCGTGTCTTCTTCGGGAGGGAGGCCGCGCTAAGGGAGTTGCTCGACAGGCTCCGGGCGGACCCCTTCATCCTGGTGGCGGGCGACTCGGGGGTGGGCAAGTCTTCGGTGTGCCGCGCCGCCGTGCTCCCCACCGTAGCCGAGTCCGGGCTCGACACCGGCGATGTGCCGTGGCAGGTGGCCACCTTCTCTCCAGGCCTGCGCCCGCTGGAGGCGCTCGTAGAGGCGCTCGCGCCCGTACTGGGTGAGTCGGCCTCCGCCCTGCTGGAGCGGGCGCACTCCGGGGCGGAGCCCGGGGCTCTCGCGCGCCTCTTGCGCCAACGTCCGGCGGAAGCCCCCCGTCTCCTTCTCTTCGTGGACCAATTGGAGGAGCTCGTCACTTTCTGTCCACCCGCCGAGGCAACTCGGCTTGCCGAGGAACTCGTCTTCATCATCCGCCGGGCCCCGCGCGCCCGGGTGCTGGCCACCGCGCGCAGTGATTGCCTCACCCGCCTCATGGCGCTCCCGGGCCTGGGCGATGAGCTGCCACGCGCCCTGCATCTGCTGCGAGCCCTCTCTCCCCAGGGGCTGCGCGAGGCCATTACCGCCCCCGCCCAGGCGCTTGGCGTGCGCTTCGAATCCGAGGCCATGGTGGACGAACTGGTGGCCGCCGCGGCACGCGAGGAGGGAGGCCTGCCGCTGCTCCAGTTCACCCTGACCGAGCTGTGGGAGGCACGCGACCTGGAGCGTCAACTCCTCCCCGCGGCCACGTTGGAGGCCCTGGGCGGGCTGGCGGGAGCACTGGCCCGGCACGCGGACGCGGTGGTGGCCAGACTCCGGCCGGAAGAGCGCTCCCGGGCGCGCACGTTGCTGCTGAAGCTCGTCACGCCCGAAGGGACGCGGGCGCGACGCACCGAGTCCGAGTTGCTCTTGGGAGCGGGGGATGCGGAAGGGCGTGCCGTGCTGGAAGGGCTGGTGCGCGGACGGCTGCTGCTGGCCAGCGAAACCGAAGGGGGCGAGGGCCGCTATGAGCTGGCCCACGAGAGTCTCCTCACGGGCTGGGACACCCTGCGGGGATGGCTCGGACACGACGAGCTGCGCCGCGTGGCCACCCAACGGTTGGAGCGAGCCGCCGCGGAATGGGAACGCCTGGGAGCCCCCGCGGAACTGCTCTACCAGGAGCGCCGACTCGCCGAGGTCACCTCCGCGGCGGTCATCCCTCCCGGTCCGCGCGAGGCCTCGTTCCTCGCCCGCTCCCGAAGCGCTGCAAGGGGGCGGCGGTTGCGGCGCTGGGCGTTGGTGGTGGCAGTGCCCGTGGGCGTTCTAGCCGGGGTGGGAGCGGTGCGGTTCCAAGCGCGGGCGCGGCTCGACTCCGTGGTGGCGGAGCGCCTCCTCGGTGTGCGCACACAATGGGCCGAGGCACGGCGACACGCGGAGGAAGCCGGACGGCTGCGGCAGGAAGCGTTCCAACACTTCGACCTTCCAGACCGGGGCGAGGATGCGGAGGGCCTGTGGGCACGCGCGCGAGAAGAAGACCAGGCGGCGGACTCGGGATACGCGCGGGCCACCAGCGCGCTGGAGGCCGTGTGGAGCGTGGAGCCAAACCGTGACGAGGTGAGGGCGCTGCTGGCGGACCTGCTCGCCGAGCGCGTCTCCCTGGCCTCACGCGAAAGCCGCTGGGAGCAGAGAGAAGAGCTGATGGCACGTCTGGCGACCCATGACGCCTCGGGCGAGCGGCGGCGCCGTCTGGAGGCATCCGCTCTCTTGTCCGTGAGGACCCAGCCTCCAGGAGGGCGGGTAAGGCTCCTGGCACAGGAAGAAGAAGAAGCGGACCAGGAGTTGGGCGTAGCCCCGCTGGAGCATGTGAAGCTGCCAGCGGGCTCCCACCTTCTGCGGGTGGAAGCCCCAAGCCGGGCGGACGTGCGCGTCTCCCTGCTGCTCCGCCCAGGGGAAGCGCGGGAACTCACGCTGGAACTCCCCCCAGCAGAGGCAATCCCGGAGGGCTTCCTCTACGTGCCGCCCGGCCGCTTCCTTCAAGGCAGCGCGGACGAGGGGCTGAGGCGCACCTTCTTCAACACGGTGCCGCTGCATGAGGTGGAGACGAAGGGCTTTCTCATCGCCCGTCACGAGGTGACATTCGCGGATTGGATGGCCTTCCTCGATACCCTGCCCGCGAATGAGCGGGCCCGCCGCCTGCCCGGGACGCGAGGAGCGCGCAGTGGCGTGGTGTTGGAACAGAAAGGAGGCCGCTGGCACCTCACGCTGAGACCCACCTCGGTCACCTACTCGGCGTGGGAGGGCGAGCCCATCCGCTATGGCCGACGCGCCCAGCGAGCGGTGCAAGACTGGCGCCGCTTCCCCGTGTCGGCCATCTCCTTTGAGGACGCTCAAGCCTACGCCGCCTGGATGGATGCCTCGGGGCGCATCCCGGGAGCGCGGCTGTGCACGGACCGGGAATGGGAGCATGCTGCCCGGGGAGCGGACGGTCGGCTGTTCCCTTCGGGGAACCGGCTCGACCCGGACGATGCCAACATCGACGTGACGTATGGGCGAGAACCCCTCGGCTTTGGCCCGGACGAGGTGGGGAGCCACCCCCGCTCTCGCAGCCCCTTCGGTGTGGAGGACATGGCCGGCAACGTGTGGGAGTGGACCCTCTCGGACGAGGCCTTGGCGCAGCCCGTCATCCGAGGCGGGAGCTGGTTCCAGCTCGAGCTGGGCAGTCAGAGCGCCAACCGCGAGCCCATGGAGCCCACCCAGAGGGATCCCCTCATTGGATTGCGCCTGTGCGCCACCCTCCGGGAGCGGTAA
- a CDS encoding HEAT repeat domain-containing protein: protein MPRKYLFLFSLPLLLIGLATGAMALTQEPLASQETLQVSSTAPSALTPAVPVPVAPPLPLQKSPDTTRAWVPGMLYRYTLTSTQEVSSVQPQPGAQPPPGMRFHLRGEWRVGIVSVEGEQVHARVQLVPSAAEVSLGGEGVLAPEVRRTFEAGLTQPFFLTLNRSGAVQLAHFDPDTDLLVQGLLRATVAATQHVWAGPSQITWQTEEMDSTGRYSARYTRKSASRFEKSKLAYSHLATPEGLQPLEDSPRVSVSALTTFELGEDLWARTLQGREHLEVDSGPSMFKAISTLQVGLELQERRQDSSLLGALDARRGQLVTSPLASYQGQEQDPRIALRQVLAGKTFDELVKGLHALPTNEQERDSAKTQALEQLNALFLLEPRQALLVHAALSAGMEPGAASPLLGALSAASTPECLQALSRIAGDEALPGPMRVDAIAALGMASTPNEEGVTALRKLSHGADAELADTATLGLGNAAMKLGQGQPRDAEPLVHELSSAYRSTSQPEQQALMLRALGNTRSPSALPTLQSALSSSSPEVRAAAVEALRGMPAPGADQLLSSILLQDATAEVRQSAVFASSFRPLAPLLPALAQALRLDPSELVRREIITLAGGQLPAAPEARALLEWSSQNEPNPSLRNTALTFLSARTP from the coding sequence ATGCCCAGAAAATACCTCTTCCTCTTCTCCCTTCCCCTGCTGTTGATAGGACTTGCCACCGGGGCAATGGCCTTGACACAAGAGCCTCTCGCTTCCCAGGAGACTCTCCAGGTCAGCAGCACCGCACCCAGCGCGCTCACGCCCGCCGTGCCAGTCCCGGTGGCCCCGCCCCTCCCCCTCCAGAAGAGCCCGGACACAACCCGGGCCTGGGTACCGGGCATGCTGTATCGCTACACATTGACCTCCACCCAGGAGGTCTCCTCCGTCCAGCCCCAGCCGGGTGCTCAGCCGCCTCCGGGCATGCGCTTCCACCTGCGAGGGGAGTGGCGGGTGGGCATCGTCTCGGTGGAAGGAGAGCAGGTCCACGCCCGCGTTCAGCTGGTGCCCTCCGCCGCCGAGGTGAGCCTGGGGGGAGAGGGCGTGCTCGCCCCCGAGGTGCGGCGCACCTTCGAAGCCGGCCTGACCCAGCCCTTTTTTCTCACCCTGAACCGCTCGGGCGCCGTGCAGCTCGCCCACTTCGATCCTGACACCGACCTTCTCGTGCAGGGACTGCTTCGTGCCACCGTGGCGGCCACCCAGCACGTGTGGGCGGGCCCCTCTCAAATCACCTGGCAGACCGAGGAGATGGACTCCACGGGCCGCTACTCTGCCCGGTACACCCGCAAGAGCGCCTCTCGCTTCGAGAAATCCAAGCTGGCCTACTCTCACCTGGCCACTCCCGAGGGGCTCCAGCCGCTGGAAGACAGCCCACGCGTGAGCGTCAGCGCCCTCACCACCTTCGAGCTGGGGGAAGACCTCTGGGCCAGAACCCTCCAGGGCCGTGAGCACCTGGAGGTGGATTCCGGGCCCTCCATGTTCAAGGCGATCAGCACCCTTCAGGTGGGACTCGAGCTTCAGGAACGTCGCCAGGACAGCTCCCTGCTGGGCGCCCTCGACGCACGCCGCGGCCAACTCGTCACCTCGCCGCTGGCCAGCTACCAGGGTCAAGAGCAAGACCCCCGGATCGCGCTGCGCCAGGTGCTCGCGGGAAAAACTTTCGATGAGCTGGTGAAGGGCCTTCACGCGCTGCCCACCAACGAGCAAGAGCGCGACAGCGCGAAGACTCAGGCCCTGGAGCAACTGAACGCCCTCTTCCTGCTGGAGCCTCGCCAGGCGCTCCTCGTCCACGCCGCGCTGAGCGCGGGCATGGAGCCAGGGGCCGCCAGCCCCCTGCTCGGCGCCCTCTCGGCCGCCAGCACCCCGGAATGCCTCCAAGCGCTCTCCCGCATCGCCGGAGACGAAGCCCTCCCCGGCCCCATGCGCGTGGATGCCATTGCCGCCCTGGGCATGGCCTCCACGCCCAACGAGGAAGGCGTCACCGCGCTGCGCAAGCTGTCGCACGGCGCCGACGCCGAGCTGGCCGACACCGCCACCCTGGGCCTGGGCAACGCCGCCATGAAGCTGGGCCAGGGCCAGCCACGCGATGCCGAGCCGCTCGTCCACGAGCTGAGCAGCGCCTACCGCTCCACCAGCCAGCCCGAACAGCAGGCCCTGATGCTGCGCGCCCTGGGCAACACCCGCAGCCCCAGCGCACTGCCGACCTTGCAGTCGGCCCTGTCCTCCTCCTCTCCAGAAGTGCGCGCCGCCGCCGTCGAGGCCCTGCGCGGCATGCCCGCCCCCGGCGCAGACCAGCTCCTGTCATCCATTCTCCTCCAGGACGCCACCGCCGAGGTGCGCCAGAGCGCCGTCTTCGCCAGCAGCTTCCGCCCCCTCGCGCCGCTGCTGCCAGCACTCGCCCAGGCCCTGCGCCTGGATCCCTCGGAACTCGTCCGCCGGGAAATCATCACCCTCGCAGGGGGACAGCTTCCCGCGGCTCCCGAGGCGCGCGCACTTCTCGAGTGGAGCAGCCAGAACGAGCCCAATCCCAGCCTCCGCAACACCGCCCTCACCTTCCTCAGCGCGCGGACTCCCTGA